In the genome of Mangifera indica cultivar Alphonso chromosome 9, CATAS_Mindica_2.1, whole genome shotgun sequence, the window TGTGAcacttttaaataaatgttagtATTGTGTGTCCGTATCtcatatcattaaaaaatgttaagtttaaattagttaaatacgttataaattctttaagttatcaaaacatattttttgttgtaaaaCTCAGAAACAAAACGATAATAGATTATGTGtccaaaatgaataatattagtGGACCAAGACATATTTTTCTAACCATACCCTCACTGGCCTTTGGTTCCCCCTTAGACATCTCTATTTAATCAATTCTCATGCttgcatttaaaaaaattaattacccTACTCATCTAATTACTACTAGAGATTGAATTTTTATCCACCATGTTACGGCTATTGTATTcctctttaaaattaaattaattttttaaagagaatttattttataaagaaataattaagaaaatgagCGGCATATCAATAATCTCCATCTATATCGcaattaagaaatatatattttttgcatgGACGTATGTCTTGTTCATTCTGCCGAAAGACTATATAATAATGAGAAGATTATGACATAATCATTTATGCGCATTCACCCTTTCTCTATTTGcagattctttttcttttgtctctCTCCGTTTCTCTTTGTCTGTTCATGTACTGATGAACCCTACACTTGAATGCCCCTCTCAGGGAAGCATAAGCATGACAACTTGCCCTTGTACCTTCTTCCTCTATATTAAGCTCTCTCTTGATCCTTTTTCTCCCTCTTCTCCTCATCTATTGTATATTTCTTTATACCTCTCTTCTGATTTCGCACTGTCTCTAAAACTTTTCTACTCATCCTTTTTTATATAAGTTTCTCCTTTCGAATCCAGCTTTCATATATATCAGAAGATACTGCAACAGATCCGAGAGGAGTTATTAAACTCTTTTGTAATGCCTCCAGCAACTTCCTCTAGGTGGAGTCCAACGCGGGAACAGCTGATGATTCTAGAGGAATTATACAGAAGTGTGATTCGAACTCCAAATGTGTCTCAAATTCAACATATCACTGTCCACCTCTCCTATTTCTGAAAGATACAAGGAAAGAATGTTTTTATTGGTTTCAGAACCATAAAGCAAGAGAAAGACAGAAGCTTAGAAGGAAGCTCGGCAAGCAACGCCAACAGCAACACCAACTGTATCATCATAATCATCACCAGCCACACCGTCGCCAACTTTTTCAACCTCTTCAACAATTATCCTGCTTCAGTCCAATTAGATTCCTTCCCCGGGTAGAATCACATCTCAGTTATGCATATATGtatgcttatatataaaatttctaattGTCTACAACATCTTGGAATTTGTCGATGGTAAAATGAATTACCTTATCTTTTTTAGAGCTATCCTTCTTTTCACTTGGCTCTTATATGCTTTTTCATTCTTGTTGTTTCCACATCCATG includes:
- the LOC123226289 gene encoding LOW QUALITY PROTEIN: WUSCHEL-related homeobox 3-like (The sequence of the model RefSeq protein was modified relative to this genomic sequence to represent the inferred CDS: inserted 1 base in 1 codon; substituted 1 base at 1 genomic stop codon) — protein: MPPATSSRWSPTREQLMILEELYRSVIRTPNVSQIQHITVHLSYFXKIQGKNXFYWFQNHKARERQKLRRKLGKQRQQQHQLYHHNHHQPHRRQLFQPLQQLSCFSPIRFLPRMMKHTWKVNIPDSRVEMRKSLVEMHGRDWIMMMDAAAAPPPNFTSCCSRPPLKTLELFPIATNLKEECNSDSSNKPLSRNTTINN